One window of Paenibacillus albicereus genomic DNA carries:
- a CDS encoding CsbD family protein has product MAEGLSDKVKGAVNKVKGEAKDQWGNATDNRRLQAEGKVDKAKGEVQEKVGEFKDRH; this is encoded by the coding sequence ATGGCAGAAGGACTCAGCGACAAAGTCAAAGGCGCCGTCAACAAGGTGAAGGGCGAGGCTAAGGATCAATGGGGCAACGCTACGGACAACCGTCGCCTGCAGGCGGAGGGCAAAGTCGACAAGGCGAAGGGCGAAGTGCAGGAGAAAGTCGGCGAGTTCAAGGATCGCCACTAA
- a CDS encoding DUF1641 domain-containing protein, giving the protein MSDNQTTPAVATQEPASVQQRDILDQLMKPEVQQSLTVLVDNLPKLAEIVTLMTSSYDVAKSLATDKVLLSDFGGGLGEMVKPIVDKTKTVAQAAIEAGDHAANESSTVGLFGMLRMLKDPNVQRTLRFTQAFLEALGEKEKQKN; this is encoded by the coding sequence ATGTCCGACAACCAAACCACTCCAGCGGTGGCGACGCAAGAGCCGGCCTCCGTGCAGCAGCGCGACATCCTCGACCAGCTCATGAAGCCGGAAGTGCAGCAGTCCCTTACGGTGCTCGTCGACAATCTTCCGAAGCTGGCCGAAATCGTGACCCTCATGACCAGCTCCTACGACGTAGCCAAGTCCCTCGCGACCGACAAGGTGCTGCTGAGCGACTTCGGCGGCGGCCTCGGCGAGATGGTCAAGCCGATCGTCGACAAGACAAAAACGGTCGCTCAAGCCGCTATCGAGGCGGGCGACCATGCGGCCAACGAGTCCAGCACGGTCGGCCTGTTCGGCATGCTCCGCATGCTCAAGGATCCGAACGTGCAGCGTACGCTGCGCTTCACGCAGGCTTTCCTCGAAGCGCTCGGCGAAAAGGAAAAGCAGAAGAACTAG
- a CDS encoding phosphotransferase: MGGTNVWDAEWEVDEEQARTLIGKQFPQLSSKQVKRLDSGWDNTVFLIGDEYVFRFPRRTFAIGTIRTEGRLLPELEPFMTLPYPIPLFYGEASDEYPAPFLGYAYVPGDFPIGLTEERRALSAEKLAKFLRRLHEFPVQAALKGGVKQDHRNLTDIASRKVQMTGFLSKVVDHLSPEESGAIETYMGRLQKDRVEAVNVLLHGDLHFKNILVNENGIVSGIIDWGDLSVGHPACDLSVAYSFLPPFARGAFFETYGGADEETKLLARLIAVYIPILILMQAVDDGNEAIAAEAKFNIMRALSD; encoded by the coding sequence ATGGGAGGAACGAATGTATGGGATGCGGAGTGGGAGGTGGACGAGGAGCAGGCGCGGACGCTGATCGGCAAACAATTCCCTCAGCTGTCATCGAAGCAAGTGAAGCGTTTGGACTCGGGCTGGGACAATACGGTTTTTCTCATCGGAGATGAGTACGTGTTCCGGTTTCCAAGAAGAACGTTTGCAATTGGCACGATTCGTACCGAAGGGAGGCTGCTGCCGGAGCTGGAGCCCTTTATGACCCTCCCTTATCCAATACCGTTGTTTTACGGCGAAGCAAGCGACGAATACCCGGCGCCATTTCTTGGCTATGCCTACGTGCCAGGAGATTTCCCCATCGGTTTGACGGAAGAACGCCGGGCTTTGTCGGCAGAGAAGCTGGCGAAATTTTTGCGCAGATTGCATGAGTTTCCCGTGCAGGCGGCGCTGAAGGGCGGTGTTAAGCAAGATCATCGGAACTTGACGGACATAGCGTCGCGCAAAGTGCAAATGACGGGATTTCTATCGAAGGTGGTTGACCACTTGTCGCCGGAGGAGTCCGGCGCGATCGAAACGTATATGGGCAGGCTGCAAAAGGACCGTGTCGAGGCGGTGAATGTACTGCTGCATGGCGATCTTCATTTCAAAAATATACTTGTGAACGAGAACGGGATCGTTTCCGGCATCATTGATTGGGGCGATCTGAGCGTAGGCCATCCGGCATGCGATTTGAGCGTTGCGTATAGCTTTTTGCCGCCTTTCGCTCGCGGCGCGTTTTTCGAAACGTACGGAGGAGCGGACGAGGAAACGAAGCTGCTGGCACGCCTGATCGCGGTATACATCCCCATCCTGATCTTGATGCAAGCAGTCGATGACGGAAATGAAGCGATTGCGGCAGAGGCGAAATTCAACATCATGCGGGCCTTGTCGGATTAG
- a CDS encoding NAD(P)/FAD-dependent oxidoreductase has protein sequence MAKHILILGGGYGGLLAATTARKHFTPAQAQITVVNRINAHQIITELHRLAVGNLSEGNVALPLDKLLRGKDIDLKIGEVTEIKPDEKTVKLGTGTTLTYDALVIALGTETAFFGIPGLQEHSFTLKSVADANKLKAHVEASVAKYKQSGDKADLTVVVGGGGLTGIELVGEFADMLPGLVKQHGISYDDVSLYCVEAAPTILPGFPAELVERATASLEKRGVVFKTGLPITEMKGKTVSLKDGSTIESSTVIWTGGVQGTAVVANCGIEVNRGRATVTEGLQSTSHPDVFIAGDSAVVMGPEGRPFPPTAQLAWQMGELIGYNLHAYFNGYTLDTFQPVFSGTLGSLGRKDAIGTIGGNQTRLKGLPATLMKEASNIRYLSHINGLFSLAY, from the coding sequence ATGGCCAAGCATATTCTCATTCTGGGCGGCGGCTACGGCGGACTTCTGGCCGCTACGACAGCGCGCAAGCACTTCACGCCGGCACAAGCCCAGATTACAGTCGTCAACCGCATCAACGCGCACCAAATCATCACCGAGCTGCACCGTCTGGCCGTCGGCAACCTGTCCGAGGGCAACGTCGCGCTGCCGCTCGACAAGCTGCTGCGCGGCAAGGACATCGACCTCAAGATCGGCGAAGTAACCGAGATCAAGCCGGACGAAAAGACCGTCAAGCTCGGCACGGGCACGACCCTGACGTATGACGCGCTCGTCATCGCCCTCGGCACCGAGACGGCCTTCTTCGGCATCCCGGGCCTGCAGGAGCACAGCTTCACGCTGAAATCCGTCGCTGACGCCAACAAGCTGAAGGCCCATGTCGAAGCTTCCGTGGCGAAGTACAAGCAATCCGGCGACAAGGCCGACCTGACCGTCGTCGTCGGCGGCGGCGGCCTGACGGGCATCGAGCTCGTCGGCGAGTTCGCCGACATGCTGCCGGGCCTCGTCAAGCAGCACGGCATCAGCTATGACGACGTATCCCTATACTGCGTCGAAGCCGCTCCGACGATCCTCCCGGGCTTCCCGGCCGAGCTGGTCGAGCGCGCGACGGCTTCCCTCGAGAAGCGCGGCGTCGTCTTCAAGACGGGCCTGCCGATCACCGAGATGAAGGGCAAGACCGTTTCCCTCAAGGACGGCAGCACGATCGAGTCGAGCACCGTCATCTGGACCGGCGGCGTGCAAGGCACGGCTGTCGTAGCGAACTGCGGCATTGAAGTAAACCGCGGCCGCGCGACGGTAACGGAAGGCCTGCAGTCGACGTCCCACCCGGATGTGTTCATCGCCGGCGACAGCGCCGTCGTCATGGGTCCGGAAGGCCGTCCGTTCCCTCCGACGGCTCAGCTGGCTTGGCAGATGGGCGAGCTCATCGGTTACAACCTGCATGCGTACTTCAACGGGTACACGCTCGATACGTTCCAGCCGGTATTCTCCGGCACGCTGGGCTCGCTCGGCCGCAAGGACGCGATCGGCACGATCGGCGGCAACCAGACCCGTCTCAAGGGCCTGCCGGCGACGCTGATGAAGGAAGCCTCCAACATCCGCTACCTGTCGCACATCAACGGCCTGTTCTCTCTGGCCTACTAA
- a CDS encoding YjcZ family sporulation protein, producing MSDYVEGVGAASASRGASSTSIILVLFILLVVISGVFFV from the coding sequence ATGTCCGACTATGTCGAAGGCGTCGGAGCCGCTTCGGCTTCGCGCGGAGCTTCCTCGACCAGCATCATTCTCGTCCTGTTCATCCTGCTGGTCGTCATTTCCGGCGTTTTCTTCGTCTAA